In one Salvelinus fontinalis isolate EN_2023a chromosome 16, ASM2944872v1, whole genome shotgun sequence genomic region, the following are encoded:
- the spata7 gene encoding spermatogenesis-associated protein 7 homolog isoform X1: MSMGYAEYMDPKRGNASPGPGHSLTGQPRGQMSLKSSPFCPRSSSRLTQCIIQDHMVSHYKKVYSAKAAIDSSVPKSMLSSVKYNDQLRREQLRKDASRSDRRPQSAGSHSQRSSRANTKASCPSQNTQSGAGQESAYFYLGSSMISTPRINTSFHAKQIVYPPQMVGGSGSPPHFFHSASEYSYRSPNSQRQQPARSCATTGTQSGYKAFQDPVQKTYSGDLIQKHAHRFTQDKPFTPRTLKSDSRSYLSQYRYYTPPRGKPAQDQERTIPRLTRQETYHGSTRTKECSSAEWDDQPLGHGTEHEWSDADDESHTLNLSLFGQRSKGNKSVSSDHFHPSFRVSPEGMTSPIMKRVSAEEEEFMYLEFIADVTNEILSRGLYSDRVLEWVFERHVDKNKHLLDEDKMCHLLETLRNDLQSPANTPTFSAEPKNGEETELDLLHSHLQGLESLDRGALSETKEDNDLFPCALFIQDSGGLENVVPLSVSTPLYGSPPKMIDSDSLPVGSPDADGGAEGLDEHNHDRDNYFPPPLGENTPLTLEEDHNQNLEDNYGGLSKDLEDLERNLSESLHVSNAPNSLRPVVTENINTVASFSDDEF, from the exons ATGAGCATGGGATACGCCGAGTATATGGATCCAAAAAGAG GTAATGCATCGCCTGGCCCAGGCCACAGTCTGACTGGACAACCCAGAGGACAGATGAGTTTAAAAAGCAGCC CGTTCTGCCCTCGGTCGTCGAGCAGACTAACTCAGTGCATTATTCAAGACCATATGGTGTCCCATTATAAAAAGGTGTATTCAGCTAAAG CTGCCATTGATTCATCAGTACCCAAAAGTATGCTAAGCAGTGTAAAAT ACAATGACCAGTTACGGCGGGAGCAGTTGAGGAAAGATGCGTCCAGGTCTGATAGACGGCCTCAGTCAGCTGGTTCACACTCACAGAGGAGCAGCAGAGCCAACACCAAAGCCTCCTGCCCATCACAAAATACCCAA AGTGGAGCAGGTCAAGAAAGTGCCTATTTCTACCTGGGAAGCTCAATGATTTCCACCCCAAGAATCAACACCTCCTTTCACGCCAAGCAAATAGTTTACCCGCCCCAAATGGTCGGCGGGTCTGGGAGCCCCCCGCACTTCTTCCACTCTGCATCAGAGTACAGCTATAGGAGCCCAAACTCCCAGAGGCAGCAGCCAGCCCGCTCCTGCGCCACCACAGGTACCCAGAGTGGCTACAAGGCCTTTCAGGACCCTGTCCAGAAGACCTACAGCGGGGACCTGATTCAGAAACACGCCCACCGCTTCACCCAGGACAAGCCCTTCACTCCCAGGACTCTGAAGTCAGACAGCAGGTCCTATCTGTCTCAGTATCGCTACTACACACCTCCTCGCGGTAAACCAGCCCAGGACCAGGAGAGGACCATCCCCAGACTGACACGGCAGGAGACCTATCATGGAAG CACACGAACCAAGGAATGCTCATCGGCTGAATGGGATGATCAACCCCTG GGACATGGTACAGAGCATGAGTGGTCGGATGCAGACGATGAGTCCCATACACTGAATCTGTCACTATTTGGACAACGAAGCAAGGGAAACAAGAGCGTAAGCAGCGATCACTTCCATCCCTCATTCAG GGTTTCACCAGAAGGAATGACATCTCCTATCATGAAGAGGGTGTCTGCAGA GGAGGAAGAATTTATGTACCTTGAATTTATTGCTGATGTAACAAATGAAATCTTGTCCAGGGGCCTGTACTCTGACAG GGTCTTAGAGTGGGTGTTTGAACGTCACGTTGACAAGAATAAACATCTATTGGATGAG GACAAAATGTGCCACCTTCTGGAGACTCTGCGCAATGACTTGCAAAGTCCAGCCAACACACCTACATTTAGTGCAGAGCCTAAGAATGGTGAGGAGACAGAGCTTGACCTTCTTCATAGTCATCTACAGGGTCTGGAGTCTCTGGACAGAGGAGCACTATCAGAAACCAAAGAGGACAATGACCTTTTTCCCTGTGCATTGTTTATCCAGGACAGTGGTGGGCTAGAGAATGTTGTTCCATTGTCAGTGTCTACCCCGTTATATGGTAGCCCTCCTAAGATGATTGACTCTGACAGTCTGCCTGTTGGTTCACCTGATGCTGATGGAGGTGCAGAGGGCCTGGATGAGCACAATCATGACAGGGACAATTACTTTCCTCCTCCACTTGGTGAAAATACCCCTCTGACCCTTGAGGAGGACCACAATCAAAACCTAGAAGACAATTATGGTGGACTATCCAAAGACCTGGAAGATCTCGAGAGAAATCTGTCCGAGTCATTGCATGTTTCCAATGCACCTAATTCCTTAAGGCCAGTAGTCACTGAGAATATAAACACAGTAGCCTCTTTCAGTGATGATGAGTTCTGA
- the spata7 gene encoding spermatogenesis-associated protein 7 homolog isoform X2, with protein sequence MSLKSSPFCPRSSSRLTQCIIQDHMVSHYKKVYSAKAAIDSSVPKSMLSSVKYNDQLRREQLRKDASRSDRRPQSAGSHSQRSSRANTKASCPSQNTQSGAGQESAYFYLGSSMISTPRINTSFHAKQIVYPPQMVGGSGSPPHFFHSASEYSYRSPNSQRQQPARSCATTGTQSGYKAFQDPVQKTYSGDLIQKHAHRFTQDKPFTPRTLKSDSRSYLSQYRYYTPPRGKPAQDQERTIPRLTRQETYHGSTRTKECSSAEWDDQPLGHGTEHEWSDADDESHTLNLSLFGQRSKGNKSVSSDHFHPSFRVSPEGMTSPIMKRVSAEEEEFMYLEFIADVTNEILSRGLYSDRVLEWVFERHVDKNKHLLDEDKMCHLLETLRNDLQSPANTPTFSAEPKNGEETELDLLHSHLQGLESLDRGALSETKEDNDLFPCALFIQDSGGLENVVPLSVSTPLYGSPPKMIDSDSLPVGSPDADGGAEGLDEHNHDRDNYFPPPLGENTPLTLEEDHNQNLEDNYGGLSKDLEDLERNLSESLHVSNAPNSLRPVVTENINTVASFSDDEF encoded by the exons ATGAGTTTAAAAAGCAGCC CGTTCTGCCCTCGGTCGTCGAGCAGACTAACTCAGTGCATTATTCAAGACCATATGGTGTCCCATTATAAAAAGGTGTATTCAGCTAAAG CTGCCATTGATTCATCAGTACCCAAAAGTATGCTAAGCAGTGTAAAAT ACAATGACCAGTTACGGCGGGAGCAGTTGAGGAAAGATGCGTCCAGGTCTGATAGACGGCCTCAGTCAGCTGGTTCACACTCACAGAGGAGCAGCAGAGCCAACACCAAAGCCTCCTGCCCATCACAAAATACCCAA AGTGGAGCAGGTCAAGAAAGTGCCTATTTCTACCTGGGAAGCTCAATGATTTCCACCCCAAGAATCAACACCTCCTTTCACGCCAAGCAAATAGTTTACCCGCCCCAAATGGTCGGCGGGTCTGGGAGCCCCCCGCACTTCTTCCACTCTGCATCAGAGTACAGCTATAGGAGCCCAAACTCCCAGAGGCAGCAGCCAGCCCGCTCCTGCGCCACCACAGGTACCCAGAGTGGCTACAAGGCCTTTCAGGACCCTGTCCAGAAGACCTACAGCGGGGACCTGATTCAGAAACACGCCCACCGCTTCACCCAGGACAAGCCCTTCACTCCCAGGACTCTGAAGTCAGACAGCAGGTCCTATCTGTCTCAGTATCGCTACTACACACCTCCTCGCGGTAAACCAGCCCAGGACCAGGAGAGGACCATCCCCAGACTGACACGGCAGGAGACCTATCATGGAAG CACACGAACCAAGGAATGCTCATCGGCTGAATGGGATGATCAACCCCTG GGACATGGTACAGAGCATGAGTGGTCGGATGCAGACGATGAGTCCCATACACTGAATCTGTCACTATTTGGACAACGAAGCAAGGGAAACAAGAGCGTAAGCAGCGATCACTTCCATCCCTCATTCAG GGTTTCACCAGAAGGAATGACATCTCCTATCATGAAGAGGGTGTCTGCAGA GGAGGAAGAATTTATGTACCTTGAATTTATTGCTGATGTAACAAATGAAATCTTGTCCAGGGGCCTGTACTCTGACAG GGTCTTAGAGTGGGTGTTTGAACGTCACGTTGACAAGAATAAACATCTATTGGATGAG GACAAAATGTGCCACCTTCTGGAGACTCTGCGCAATGACTTGCAAAGTCCAGCCAACACACCTACATTTAGTGCAGAGCCTAAGAATGGTGAGGAGACAGAGCTTGACCTTCTTCATAGTCATCTACAGGGTCTGGAGTCTCTGGACAGAGGAGCACTATCAGAAACCAAAGAGGACAATGACCTTTTTCCCTGTGCATTGTTTATCCAGGACAGTGGTGGGCTAGAGAATGTTGTTCCATTGTCAGTGTCTACCCCGTTATATGGTAGCCCTCCTAAGATGATTGACTCTGACAGTCTGCCTGTTGGTTCACCTGATGCTGATGGAGGTGCAGAGGGCCTGGATGAGCACAATCATGACAGGGACAATTACTTTCCTCCTCCACTTGGTGAAAATACCCCTCTGACCCTTGAGGAGGACCACAATCAAAACCTAGAAGACAATTATGGTGGACTATCCAAAGACCTGGAAGATCTCGAGAGAAATCTGTCCGAGTCATTGCATGTTTCCAATGCACCTAATTCCTTAAGGCCAGTAGTCACTGAGAATATAAACACAGTAGCCTCTTTCAGTGATGATGAGTTCTGA